A single window of Pyrus communis chromosome 10, drPyrComm1.1, whole genome shotgun sequence DNA harbors:
- the LOC137746755 gene encoding large ribosomal subunit protein uL18z-like, with the protein MPFVKSQKSRAYFKRFQVKYKRRREGKTDYRARIRLINQDKNKYNTPKYRFVVRFTNKDIVAQIVSASIAGDLVLAAAYAHELPHYGLEVGLTNYAAAYCTGLLLARRVLKKLEMDDEYEGNVEATGEDYSVEPAESRRPFRALLDVGLIRTTTGNRVFGALKGALDGGLDIPHSEKRFAGFSKDSKQLDAEVHRKYIYGGHVAAYMTTLADDEPEKYQSHFSEYIKKGIEADNIEELYKKVHAAIRADPTIKKTEKPAPQEHKRYNLKKLTFDERKKKLVERLKAFNEAGNDENSDDDDEY; encoded by the exons ATG CCGTTCGTCAAGTCTCAGAAGTCTAGGGCTTACTTCAAGAGGTTTCAAGTCAAGTATAAGAGAAGGAGag AGGGGAAGACCGACTACCGAGCCAGGATTAGGCTCATTAACCAAGACAAGAACAAGTACAACACACCCAAGTATCGGTTCGTTGTGCGATTT ACCAACAAGGATATTGTTGCCCAGATTGTATCTGCCAGCATTGCTGGCGATTTGGTTCTCGCTGCAGCCTATGCCCATGAGCTGCCACACTATGGACTTGAAGTTGGTCTGACAAACTATGCAGCAG CCTACTGCACTGGCCTACTCTTGGCTCGTCGTGTGCTGAAGAAGCTTGAAATGGATGACGAATATGAGGGGAATGTTGAG GCAACTGGTGAGGATTATTCTGTAGAGCCAGCTGAGAGCAGGAGGCCATTCCGTGCTCTTCTTGATGTTGGCCTGATCAGGACCACCACAGGAAATCGTGTATTTGGTGCCTTGAAG GGTGCTTTGGATGGGGGTTTGGATATCCCTCACAGTGAAAAGAGGTTTGCCGGTTTCTCCAAGGATAGCAAGCAACTTGACGCTGAGGTTCATCGCAAGTACATCTATGGTGGCCATGTTGCTGCATACATGACA ACTTTGGCGGATGATGAGCCGGAGAAATACCAGAGTCACTTCAGTGAATATATTAAGAAAGGTATTGAAGCGGATAACATCGAAGAGCTGTACAAGAAAGTTCATGCTGCCATCCGTGCTGATCCTACAATTAAGAAGACTGAGAAGCCAGCTCCTCAAGAGCACAAGAG GTACAACCTCAAGAAGCTTACCTTTGacgagaggaagaagaagttgGTTGAGAGGTTGAAGGCCTTCAATGAAGCTGGTAACGATGAAAACAGTGACGATGATGATGAGTACTAA
- the LOC137747084 gene encoding probable 2-oxoglutarate-dependent dioxygenase AOP1: MPTQSENGIPVIDFSKEEELKPGSSSWLGIREDVIRALEGTGCFIALVGDKVPQELRSTMLETFKELMDFPREAKMKVKSKTKKTLGAYHNATQIHESLAMDDAADAAECQKFSNLFWPNGNENFTRSSNEYATQMMNLDWIVTRMIFESYGVDQYHDTHINTNTHHMSFLKYERSEEIETDVGVFIHTDKNFTTVLHQVNDSHGLEVQTKNGDWVLCQPPPSSFTFIAADILQVWSNDKIQACKHRVTISKDTQRFVLALFLFKTGKCQTPEELIDEEHPVRYKPIDQSEYFTDFLNNSNGTVYTVKDHCGIAV, encoded by the exons ATGCCTACGCAATCGGAGAACGGGATTCCGGTGATCGATTTCTCCAAGGAGGAGGAGTTGAAGCCGGGGTCGAGTTCTTGGCTAGGGATACGCGAAGATGTTATCCGTGCACTCGAAGGAACGGGCTGCTTCATTGCATTAGTCGGCGACAAGGTCCCCCAAGAGCTTCGCAGCACCATGTTGGAGACTTTCAAAGAGTTGATGGATTTCCCCCGTGAAGCCAAGATGAAGGTCAAGAGCAAGACCAAGAAGACCTTGGGTGCATATCACAACGCCACTCAGATCCATGAAAGCCTGGCAATGGACGACGCCGCAGATGCTGCTGAATGCCAGAAGTTCAGCAATCTCTTCTGGCCCAACGGAAATGAAAATTTCAC TCGAAGTTCGAACGAGTATGCAACGCAAATGATGAACTTAGACTGGATAGTGACAAGGATGATATTCGAAAGCTATGGTGTAGACCAGTACCATGATACACATATTAACACCAACACTCACCACATGTCGTTCCTCAAGTACGAGCGATCGGAGGAAATTGAAACCGACGTGGGTGTTTTTATTCACACCGACAAGAACTTCACCACGGTGCTGCATCAGGTGAACGACAGCCATGGCTTGGAGGTGCAGACCAAGAACGGGGACTGGGTGCTCTGTCAACCCCCGCCATCGTCCTTCACTTTCATCGCAGCCGATATTTTGCAG GTTTGGAGCAATGATAAAATACAAGCTTGCAAACACAGAGTGACAATAAGCAAAGATACGCAAAGGTTCGTTTTGGCTCTGTTTCTGTTCAAGACTGGCAAGTGCCAGACGCCGGAAGAGTTGATTGACGAGGAGCATCCCGTCCGCTACAAACCGATTGATCAATCTGAATATTTTACCGACTTTCTCAACAACTCAAACGGAACTGTTTACACTGTCAAAGACCACTGTGGCATTGCAGTCTGA
- the LOC137747562 gene encoding probable phosphoinositide phosphatase SAC9, with amino-acid sequence MDQDSTSESTTTRKGEEKNVNELTDLDINGKHYFCDARDITQPFPSRMCLREPDDEFVWNAWFSMPFKNIGLPQHCVTLLQGFAECRSFGTLGKVEGIVALIARRSRLHPGTRYLARGLNSCFSTGNEVECEQLVWIPRRAGQTVPFNTYVWRRGTIPIWWGAELKITAAEAEIYVSDRDPYKGSSEYYQRLSKRYDARNFDVAVGGSQNRKAFVPIVCINLLRSGEGKSECILVQHFKKSLNYIKSTRKLPYTRIELINYDWHASIKLRGEQQTIEGLWKHLKAPTTSIGISEGDFLPSRERIKDCRGEIIYNDDFEGAFCLRSRQNGVIRFNCADSLDRTNAASYFGSLQVFVEQCRRLCISLDSDLAFGYQSMSTIGGYTAPLPPGWEKRSDAVTGKTFYIDHNTRTTTWTHPCPDEPWKRFDMAFEEFKRSTILSPVSQLADIFLLAGDIHATLYTGSKAMHSQILSIFNDDAGKFKQFSAAQNMKITLQRRYKNAVVDSSRQKQLEIFLGMRLFKHLPSVSFHPLNVVSRPSGFFLKPVANMFPSSKGGASLLSFKRKDLVWVCPQAADVVELFIYLGEPCHVCQLLLTISHGADDSTYPSTVDVRTGRSLDGLKLVLEGASIPQCIHGTNLLIPLTGAVSPEDMAVTGAGSRLHAQDTSTLPLLYDFEELEGELDFLTRVVALTFYPAVSGKSPITLGEIEVLGVSLPWRGVFTNEDPGARLPEHAKNLQNENLHFSSGSKTNPFSGASFTENVLLPVQPSSSANNLVDLLTGEVVLSEHIAAPVIVNAEDKGGDFLDFLDQAIVEYHGAETDHKSHDGKPSDSSSQQYIDCLKSVAGPHMEKKLNFMEAMKLEIERLRLNISAAERDRALLSLGTDPATINPNVLLDERYMGRLCRVANSLALLGQASLEDKITSAVGLETTDDNEIDFWNITRFGDHCYGGTCEVRAETNAPTRPSFLESGGVSPSLLSCSQCERKVCKVCCAGRGALLVAGYGSREAMSYNGVVNQGGSGHGFQADVSTNRTVVLDSVICKRCCHDIVLDALILDYVRVLISMRRSTRADSAAHEALNQVIGYSVRNCLYEGKQSPDRKRTIKVLQKLLGREESLAEFPFASFLHSVETGADSAPFLSLLAPLESGTRDSYWKSPPSTTNVEFIIVLGTLSDVSGVVLLISPCGYSLADAPTVQIWASNKIHKEERSCMGKWDLQSSITSSSEYYGPEKSVRENEVPRHVKFEFRNPVRCRIIWMTLRLQRPGSQSLNLDNLNLLSLDENPFAEVTQRSSFGGEVERDPCIHAKRILVVGSPVKKEMADTSQSYDQMNLKGWLERGPPLNRFRVPIEAERLLDNDIVLEQYLSPASPLLAGFRLDAFGAIKPLVTHSPSSNTLVWDTSATLVDERHISPAVLYIQVSVVQEPQSIVTIAEYRLPEAKSGTAMYFDFPRQIQTRTIIFKLLGDITAFADDPTEQDDAGSRVVPVAAGLSLANKIKLYYYADPYELGKWASLSAV; translated from the exons ATGGATCAAGATTCAACTTCAGAATCCACAACCACAAGgaaaggagaagaaaagaatGTTAATGAATTAACAGATCTTGACATTAATGGGAAGCACTACTTTTGTGACGCAAGGGATATCACTCAACCATTTCCTAGCCGTATGTGCTTGCGTGAGCCCGATGATGAATTTGTTTGGAACGCCTGGTTCTCGATGCCTTTCAAAAACATTGGGCTGCCACAGCATTGTGTCACTCTTCTTCAG GGTTTTGCAGAGTGTCGAAGTTTTGGAACCTTAGGGAAGGTGGAAGGAATTGTTGCTCTCATAGCTCGCCGTAGCAGGCTGCATCCTGGTACTCGGTACTTGGCTAGGGGATTGAATTCATGTTTTAGCACAG GAAATGAAGTGGAGTGTGAGCAACTTGTATGGATCCCTAGAAGGGCTGGTCAAACAGTTCCTTTTAACACATACGTGTGGCGACGGGGTACAATTCCAATTTGGTGGGGTGCAGAGTTAAAGATTACTGCTGCAGAAGCAGAAATATACGTTTCGGATCGCGATCCTTATAAGGGAAGTTCGGAGTACTACCAGAGGTTGAGTAAGAGGTATGATGCACGAAATTTTGACGTGGCTGTTGGGGGGAGTCAGAATAGAAAGGCGTTTGTTCCAATTGTATGCATCAACTTGCTTAGGAGTGGAGAAGGAAAGTCAGAATGTATTTTAGTTCAACATTTTAAGAAATCTTTAAACTACATCAAATCAACCAGAAAACTTCCTTATACTCGAATTGAATTGATAAATTATGACTGGCATGCCAGTATAAAGTTAAGAGGTGAACAGCAAACCATCGAAGGATTATGGAAACATCTAAAAGCACCCACTACTTCCATAGGCATTTCTGAAGGAGATTTTTTGCCTTCACGAGAAAGAATTAaggactgcagaggagaaattATCTACAATGATGACTTTGAAGGTGCTTTCTGCTTAAGATCACGTCAAAATGGTGTGATACGTTTCAACTGTGCTGATTCTTTGGATAGGACAAATGCTGCAAGTTATTTTGGCTCCCTCCAGGTTTTTGTGGAGCAGTGTAGGCGGCTTTGTATATCACTTGATAGTGATTTGGCATTTGGTTATCAGTCAATGAGTACTATTGGTGGCTATACAGCTCCTCTGCCACCAGGCTGGGAGAAGAGATCCGATGCAGTAACAGGGAAAACCTTTTATATTGATCACAATACTAGGACCACAACATGGACGCATCCGTGTCCCGATGAACCTTGGAAGAGATTTGATATGGCATTTGAGGAGTTCAAGAGGTCAACAATTTTATCACCAGTATCCCAGCTTGCTGATATTTTTCTGCTTGCGGGTGATATTCATGCAACACTTTATACCGGTTCGAAAGCTATGCATAGCCAAATCCTCAGCATCTTCAATGACGATGCAggaaaattcaaacaattttctGCAGCTCAGAATATGAAAATTACTTTGCAGAGGAGATATAAAAATGCAGTTGTTGACAGCTCTCGTCAAAAGCAACTTGAGATATTTCTTGGAATGAGACTATTCAAGCATCTTCCATCAGTTTCTTTTCACCCTCTTAAT GTAGTCTCTCGACCATCTGGTTTCTTCCTTAAGCCAGTTGCTAACATGTTTCCAAGTTCCAAAGGTGGAGCCAGTCTTCTGAGTTTCAAGAGAAAGGATCTAGTCTGG GTTTGCCCACAGGCCGCAGATGTTGTTGAACTTTTTATCTATCTAGGTGAACCTTGCCATGTTTGTCAGCTTCTTCTCACAATATCCCATGGTGCAGATGATTCAACATATCCATCAACAGTTGATGTAAGGACAGGACGCTCTTTAGATGGGCTAAAACTTGTCTTGGAG GGTGCTTCAATACCTCAGTGTATACACGGAACAAACCTCTTGATACCCTTAACAGGAGCAGTTAGTCCAGAGGATATGGCTGTAACAGGAGCTGGTTCACGTCTTCATGCTCAAGATACATCTACCCTTCCATTATTGTATGATTTTGAAGAACTGGAAGGAGAACTTGACTTCCTTACTCGTGTAGTTGCCCTTACATTTTATCCTGCTGTCTCTGGAAAGAGCCCTATCACTCTTGGTGAG ATAGAAGTCCTTGGAGTTTCTCTTCCTTGGAGAGGTGTATTTACTAACGAAGACCCTGGTGCAAGACTACCTGAACATGCTAAAAACCTTCAGAATGAAAACCTTCATTTTTCCTCTGGGTCAAAAACCAATCCATTTTCTGGTGCTTCATTTACTGAAAATGTGCTGCTACCAGTGCAACCAAGTTCCTCTGCCAACAATTTAGTTGACCTATTGACTGGAGAGGTGGTGCTTTCAGAACACATTGCTGCGCCAGTGATAGTAAATGCTGAGGACAAGGGAGGTGACTTTCTTGATTTCTTGGACCAAGCTATTGTTGAATATCATGGTGCTGAAACTGATCATAAATCACATGATGGAAAACCTTCAGATAGCAGTTCCCAGCAGTACATTGATTGTTTGAAATCTGTTGCTGGGCCACATATG GAAAAGAAACTAAACTTCATGGAAGCCATGAAACTTGAAATTGAACGCCTCAGGCTGAACATTTCTGCTGCTGAAAGGGATAGAGCTTTGTTATCTCTAGGAACTGATCCTGCTACTATAAACCCTAATGTTTTACTTGATGAACGATACATGGGAAGATTGTGCAGAGTTGCAAACTCCCTTGCACTGCTTGGACAAGCATCCTTGGAAGACAAAATTACATCTGCTGTTGGTCTTGAGACCACTGATGATAATGAGATAGATTTTTGGAATATAACTAGATTTGGTGACCACTGTTATGGTGGCACATGTGAGGTTCGTGCTGAAACTAATGCACCTACACGTCCTTCCTTTTTGGAATCAGGCGGAGTTTCCCCGTCTCTCTTGTCATGTTCCCAATGTGAAAGGAAAGTTTGTAAAGTTTGCTGTGCTGGTAGAGGGGCCCTTCTGGTTGCAGGCTATGGGTCAAGGGAGGCCATGAGTTACAATGGTGTGGTAAATCAGGGGGGATCAGGCCATGGTTTCCAGGCTGATGTCTCTACAAATCGTACAGTAGTGCTGGATAGTGTTATTTGTAAAAGATGCTGCCATGATATTGTGCTTGATGCATTGATCTTGGACTACGTCAGGGTCTTGATAAGCATGAGGAGAAGTACACGTGCAGATTCAGCTGCCCATGAGGCCTTGAACCAGGTGATTGGATATTCAGTAAGGAATTGTCTTTATGAAGGGAAACAGTCTCCGGATAGAAAGAGAACTATTAAAGTTCTGCAGAAATTACTTGGCAGAGAGGAATCGCTAGCCGAGTTTCCATTTGCCAGCTTTTTACACTCG GTTGAAACGGGAGCAGATTCAGCACCATTCTTGTCATTGCTTGCTCCTCTTGAATCTGGAACACGCGATTCATACTGGAAATCTCCTCCTAGTACCACCAATGTTGAGTTCATTATTGTTCTTGGCACCCTTTCTGATGTTAGTGGGGTTGTTTTGCTTATTAGTCCATGTGGTTATTCTTTGGCTGATGCACCCACC GTGCAAATCTGGGCCAGCAATAAAATACACAAGGAAGAAAGGTCATGCATGGGAAAATGGGATTTGCAGTCCTCGATCACGTCTTCCTCAGAATATTATGGACCAGAAAAGTCGGTTAGAGAAAATGAAGTACCGAGGCATGTGAAGTTTGAATTTAGGAATCCAGTTCGATGCCGCATTATTTGGATGACATTACGCCTTCAGCGACCTGGTTCACAATCTCTTAATTTGGACAACTTGAATCTCTTGTCTCTCGATGAAAATCCATTTGCAGAAGTAACTCAGCGTTCTTCTTTTGGTGGAGAAGTTGAAAGAGACCCCTGTATTCATGCCAAAAGGATACTGGTAGTCGGAAGCCCGGTGAAAAAAGAGATGGCAGATACATCACAAAGCTACGATCAGATGAATCTGAAAGGCTGGCTGGAGAGAGGTCCACCACTGAACAGATTTAGG GTTCCCATTGAGGCCGAGAGGCTGTTGGACAATGATATTGTTTTGGAGCAATATCTTTCTCCCGCATCACCTTTGCTTGCTGGATTTCGTCTTGATGCTTTTGGTGCAATAAAGCCTCTGGTTACCCATTCACCCTCTTCAAATACACTGGTCTGGGATACGTCAGCCACACTTGTAGACGAGAGGCACATCTCTCCAGCCGTTCTGTATATACAAGTATCTGTTGTCCAG GAACCCCAAAGCATTGTAACGATTGCAGAATATCGTTTGCCGGAGGCCAAGTCTGGAACAGCCATGTACTTTGATTTCCCTCGACAGATACAAACCCGCACAATTATATTTAAACTTCTTGGAGATATTACAGCATTTGCAGATGACCCAACGGAGCAGGATGATGCCGGTTCCAGAGTTGTACCAGTGGCTGCAGGGTTGTCGTTGGCCAATAAAATTAAGTTGTATTACTACGCCGATCCATACGAACTTGGAAAATGGGCAAGCCTCTCGGCCGTTTGA
- the LOC137747001 gene encoding probable 2-oxoglutarate-dependent dioxygenase AOP1: MCKQSENGIPVIDFSKEEELKPGSSSWLGIREDVIRALEGTGCFIALVGDKVPQELRSTMLEAFKELMDFPREAKMKVKSKTKKTLGAYHNSTQIHESLAMDDAADAAECQKFSNLFWPNGNENFTRSSNKYATQMINLDWIVTRMIFESYGVDKYHDTHTNTNTHRMSFLKYDRSEEIETDVGIFIHTDKNFTTVLHQVNDSHGLEVQTKNGDWVLCQPPPSSFTFIAADILQVWSNDKIQACKHRVTISKDTQRFVLALFLSKSGKCQTPQELIDEEHPVRYKPIDQSEYFTDFLNNARNGGISYTVKDHCGITV, encoded by the exons ATGTGTAAGCAATCGGAGAACGGGATTCCGGTGATCGATTTCTCCAAGGAGGAGGAGTTGAAGCCGGGGTCGAGTTCTTGGCTAGGGATACGCGAAGATGTTATCCGTGCACTCGAAGGAACGGGCTGCTTCATTGCATTAGTCGGCGACAAGGTCCCCCAAGAGCTTCGCAGCACCATGTTGGAGGCTTTCAAAGAGTTGATGGATTTCCCCCGTGAAGCCAAGATGAAGGTCAAGAGCAAGACCAAGAAGACCTTGGGTGCATATCACAACAGCACTCAGATCCATGAAAGCCTGGCAATGGACGACGCCGCAGATGCTGCTGAATGCCAGAAGTTCAGCAATCTCTTCTGGCCCAACGGAAATGAAAATTTCAC TCGAAGTTCGAACAAGTATGCAACGCAAATGATTAACTTAGACTGGATAGTGACGAGGATGATATTCGAAAGCTATGGTGTAGACAAGTACCATGATACACATACTAACACCAACACTCACCGCATGTCGTTCCTCAAGTACGACCGATCGGAGGAAATTGAAACCGACGTGGGTATTTTTATTCACACCGACAAGAACTTCACCACGGTGCTGCATCAGGTGAACGACAGCCATGGCTTGGAGGTGCAGACCAAGAACGGGGACTGGGTGCTCTGTCAACCCCCGCCATCGTCCTTCACTTTCATCGCAGCCGATATTTTGCAG GTTTGGAGCAATGATAAAATACAAGCTTGCAAACACAGAGTGACAATAAGCAAAGACACGCAAAGGTTCGTTTTGGCTCTGTTTCTGTCCAAGAGTGGCAAGTGCCAGACGCCGCAAGAGTTGATTGACGAGGAGCATCCCGTCCGCTACAAACCGATTGATCAATCTGAATATTTTACCGACTTTCTCAACAACGCAAGAAATGGAGGAATTAGTTACACTGTCAAAGACCACTGTGGCATTACAGTCTGA